The genomic interval TGGCTCATGTGGTTCTCGGTGGCGTTCGCGTATTACTCGTTCTTCTCGTGGATACCGAGCCTGCTCGTGAAAGAAGGGCTCACGCTCACCAAAAGCTTTGGGTATTCGATTGCGATTTACGGCGCGCAGATTCCCGGCTATTTCTCCGCCGCGTATCTCAACGAGCGGATCGGCCGCAAGGGCGTGGTGGCGTCGTACATGACGCTCGGCGGTCTCGCGGCCATTGCGCTCGCGTTTTCACACACGGGCGCGCAGATCACGGTGGCCGGCATTTGCCTCTCGTTCTTCATGAACGGCGCATTCGCGGGCGTGTACGCCTATACGCCGGAAATCTTTCCCACGGCGGTACGCACCACGGGCACGGGTTCTTCGTCGTCGTTCGGGCGCATCGGTTCGGTGAGCGCGCCGATTCTCGTCGGCCTCGTGTACCCCGCGTTCGGTTTCTTCGGCGTGTTCGCCATGACCACGGGCGTGCTGCTGGCGGGCGCGTGCGTGGTGTACTTCCTCGGCATCGAAACGCGCAACCGTTCACTCGAAGACATCGAGGCGAGCGGCGGCAATGCCGCACTCGACGCGGCCGAACCACTTGCATCTGCCCGCACCGACAAGGTGCGCGGCTGACCTCGACGAACCCGGCGATCCTCCCATGCACTCTCCACTTTCCACTGATACCGACCTGCAACCGCGCGCGCTCGAACTCGCCGATCTCACGCACCTCGCACGCAGCATTCGCCTGCCCGCGCAACCGGCGGCGATCTTTCGCGACGTGCAGGAAGTTGCGGCCGCAACCATCGGCATGCGGCTCTTCACGATCATGGCCTATGACGCCGAGCACGAGGAAGTCGAGCGCCTGTATTCGAATATGCCCGACGTGTACCCGAACGGCGGCCGCAAGAAGAAGCGCGGCACGCCTTGGGCGCAGCGCATTCTCGCCGACCTGAAACCATTTCGCGCGGCCACCCAGGACGATCTGCGCGACGCCTTCGACGATCACGCGGTCATGACTTCGATGGGTCTCGGCTCGATCCTCAATATCCCGATCGCGTTCGACGGGCGCTGCATCGGCACGATGAATCTCACTCACGTGGAAGGCTGGTACACGGCGCGCCACGAGGAGCTGGGCATTCTGCTGGGCGCGTTTCTCGCACCGGCGCTGGTCGCGCATCGCGGCGCGCAACACTAACGCGCTTTTCATGCGGGCGCGCGAATACCGCACGGATACCTCACGCATACCACGCCAACTCAACACGCACACATAGAGCGCATTCATGGCATCAGGCAACGCAGGCACCTCCGGTAACGCGCATCGCTGGCTGATCGTATTCGCGCTCGGCTATCTGGCGCTGCTCGTCGACGGCGCCGACGTCATGATGTACGGCCTCACGCTCACGCGTATCAAGCACGAGTTCGGCCTGAGCAACGTGGAAGCGGGCGCGCTCGGCAGCCTCACGCTGCTCGGCATGGCGATCGGCGGCATTCTCGGCGGCTGGGCGAGCGATTCCCTCGGCCGCGTGCGCGTGGTGGTGTGGGCGATGGTGTTGTTTTCCGTGGGCGCGGGACTGCTTGGCTTCACGCACAGCTTCGTGGAGTTCGCGGTCGTGCGTTTCATCAGCGCGATGGGCATTGGCTGCATGGTGCTCGTCACCACGCTCGTGGCCGAATATGTGCCAATGGCGCGGCGCTCGCTGATACTCGGCGTGCTGCAAACGGCCATTTCCGCGGGCTATATCACGGTAATCGCGCTGAGCAACTGGATCTTGCCGCACTACGGCTGGCGCATGCTGTTTTACGTGGCCGTGGCGCCCGTGTTCATCGCACTGGCCATTCACTTTTTCGTGCCCGAACCGCCCACGTGGCGCGTGAGCGAGGCCACGCGCCACCCGAGCGGCCGCCGCTGGCACGACAACCGCTATGCGCTGATCTTCGCGAATCGCGAGGCGCGCCGCATGTTCATCTTGTGGTCGCTCGCCTCGGTGTTCGCGCTCTCGGGGTTTTATGGCTTGAACAACTGGCTGCCCACCTATCTGGAAAGCGAACTGCACATCAAGTTCAGTTCGATGACGGGCTATATGACGGCGACGTGGGTGGTCGCCTTCATCGGCAAGATCGTGGCGGGCTGGCTCGGCGACCGCTGGAGCCGGCGCGGCGTGTATGCGCTCGGCTGTGTGGGTGCGGCGATCTTTCTCCCCGTGATCGTGCTGTTTCACTCGCGCGAAAATATCGCGTGGCTCATGCTCGTATTCGGCTTTCTTTATGGCGTGCCGCTCGGCACGATTGGCACGTTCATGTCGGAGAGTTTCGAAACGCGCATACGCGGCACGGCCGTGGGCGGCTCGTACAACGTGGGCCGCTTTTGCTCCGGCGCCGCGCCGGTGGTGATCGGTTTTATCGCCACGCAGTTTTCGATTGGCATGGGCTTTCTCGTGGTGGGCGCCGTGTTCTTTCTGAGCGGCATGACGGTGCTATTCATTCCGGACCGCCTGCACGACACGAACGTGAACGAAGCCGAAGCGCCCATTGCCGAGGCAAGCGACGGTGCGCTTACGCGAACACCGGCCGCATGAAACTGCGCTCGTAACTCACGATACAACGCGTTTCCTGCGCGTAGCGAAACGCGGCCAAGCATTCGGCGTCTTGCATCGAGTCTTTGCGGTAGGTTTCGTAAGCGGCCAGGCTCGGAAACGAAAACAGCGCGAGTGCAATGTCGTTCGCGCCTTCGGACGGCAAAAAATAACCGTGATGCTGGCCGCCGAATTTCTCGACCAGCGGAATCCACATTTTGGCGTAATGCTCGAATTGATCGAGTTGGTACGGATCGATCACATAACGCAAATAGCACGTAATCATGGCGCGGTTGGGTAACGGATTGGAGTGAGTCGAACGTTATCGGTGGGTTGGGCGCGCGTCATGCCTGCGCCATTTCCAGCAACTTCGCGACGGTATTCATATTGCGTGCAGTGCCGTTTTTCGCGGCGGCGATCTTGAGTTTCGATTTGCCGATGCCGTCCGGGTAATGCACGTAGATTTCGCGTGGGCCCAGCGCCATTTCCTCGCTATTCACGCCACTGGCACCGGAGAGCGCGTCGGCGGCCGGTGGGGTATCGAGGAAGATCGCAACGGTTCGATCGGGCGCCGCCTCGCCGAACGGATTCGCCTTCAGCACGGCGGCCAGTTCTTCGGCCGTGCGTACCAGCACGCCCACGGGCTTGCCCGCATACGCTTCGAGCCGGGCTTCGAGTTGTTGCCTCACGGCAGCCTCGCCGAGCCGGCTTTCGAAGACGACATTGCCGCTGGCGATATACGTGCGCACGTGCGTGAAGCCGATGGCTTCGCACATCTCGCGCAAGTCGGACATGGCGAGTTTGCCGGTGCCGCCGACATTCACGGCGCGCAATAAGGCGATATAGGCAGGCATGGAGAATCGGGCGTTATTCGTCGACGGATAACACATCGGCCCCGGCAAGCGGCCGACGCCGCGCATTGATCGCCGTGAATACCGCCATCAACACAACGAACGCCGCAAACAATAGCGCACTATTGAGGATCACGCGCGCATAGCCGAGTTCGCCGACATCGATGAAAGGATAAGGGTAAAAGTCGGTCACGCTGCCGCGCCAGAATGTGACCACGAGATAGCCGAGCGGATAGATGAACCACGCAAGACGCTCGCGCCGCGAGAGACGGCAATACGGCACGAATCGCAGCCAATACACGGCGCAGAGCAGCGGCAAAACGGTGTGCAGGCTTTCGTTCAGGAGCGCGCGAAAACCGTGCGGTGTCCACAGGTGACGCAGCAGCACGTTGTACGCCACGCCCACGAACACGATGTACACCGTGACCGCGCCGGGCGCTGCCGGCCCGGCGAGAAAACGCAGCGGCCGGACGCGCACGCGCAAGGTCACACACGTGAAGCTGAGCGCGACGAGCAACACGGTGAGGTTGGTGAGATAGGACGCGAGGCGCAGGAGGGCGTCGAGGGTGTCGAAGCCGCGCAGCAGCATGCGGTGCAGCGTGAGGTCGGTTTGCGCCGCCAGCGCGAGCCACGCCAGTATGGCGATCGCGCCAGCCAGCACGGTCGCGGGGAAGGGCGGCGGCGCGGCGTTCGCGGCGGCGGAAGGCAGGCGGTCAGACATGCGGCGATGGTAGCGCACTATGAAACAGCGGGCAGGCAGCGGCCCGGCGCGTGGGGCGCGACGCGGCCCTTAGCGCGATTTTTGAGGCAGCGCAAAAAAACGCTTGCAGACGGTACGGGAAAACCCTATACTTATTTCCGTCTCCTCCATGTCTCCTCCAGATATGGATTCAGCCCGTCTCTTTAGGCGGGCTTTTTCTTTTGTGGCGCCGCTTTTACACGCTCAGCGCCCGCATCACTCGTCCTGTACTACGCCTCCCGGCGCATCACGTCCTCACGAATACCAGATGACAGCGGCGCGCCGTCGTGCGGCTGCCGCTGCCCGAGGTCGCGTCGAAATGCGCGCTGACTTCGTACGAATACGGCGTGCCTTTGCGTGCGCGCCGGGCCGCGCGAGCGTCCGCATTCGAAATGCCCTGTGCGACGAGCGTGGCCGACCCGTCCGGCTCGATCCGGCCGTCCAGCGCGAGCCAGCCGGCCGCGTTCGGTTCGCCATGGTCGCCGTGCAGCACGCTGTCCCCAACCAGCACGGGGAAGTGAACGGTATAAGCTTTCGCGCCGTCGCGCGCCGCGGGGCAAGTGAGCGTGACATTCCAGACGCCATCGTAGGCCCCGGCCGCCGATGCACCGGTGGCGCAGGCCAGACCTGCGGCGAATACGGCGTAGCGGACGAGACGGGTCGATAGACGGGCGTGCATGGCGATTCCTCGTTGTTGGTTTAGGGGCAGTGTGGCGGTAAATGGCGCGGCGTGACGTGGGCGTGCGCACGTTTTCAATCGCTGCGTCTCGTCGAAGAGATGCAACTAACTGCCAAGTCCGCGCGGCGCCTTCGAATTGCGAGATGCCAAGGCCCGAAATCGCGGCGATCGTCTATATCGGCGATAGTGTGTCGATACCGCCTCGATACCGCATCGATACCGCATCGATACCCAAAGCGATCAGCAATGCGGTTGCGTGCAGGAAAACGCGTGCGTCAATGCGTCTCTGGAAACGCGCCGACGGCGAACTATATTGGAACGATCGTTCGCTAGCCGTTGCACGACATGGCCAAGAAAATCCCCCTCTATCCCCAACACCCTGAACGCATCTGCTGGGGCTGCGACCGCTATTGCCCGGCCAATTCGCTCAGTTGCGGCAACGGTTCGAGCCGCACGCAACATCCCATCGAATTGCTCGGCGAAGACTGGCTCGACCACGGCGATTGGGGCTTCGAGACGCAAGCCGAAACGGCTGCCGCGCTCGAACCCGCTGCCGGGCGCGCGTAAGCCGTTTCGAGCTAGCGCACCATGCGTTCTGTCGAGCCCGTGCCGCAATGAACCGTGCGGAAGGCGCTGCGCGAAAGCGCGCCTGGTAAACGCAACGTCAGGCAGCAACGTGGTCGTAATGCATGGCCTTGCATCTAGTTAGGGATGCGTACGATCAGGCCGTGCTGACGCAGCGTCGTTTCGCGCGCTCAAAGCGTATGCCGATGATGGACATCGGGGTTATGCGCATGCGGGTGCGTGATCGGCGTATGGCGATGGCAGTGCTTATGCCGCTCGCTGCCGTCCCACGCGAAATCGTGTTCATGCCGATGATGCGCGTCGTGGCGAGTTGGCGCACTGCCAGCAAGAGGGCGAGGCCCGCGCCGCTTCCCGGATAGAACAGCCGGCCTGCATGAACGGCGCGACGCTGCCGAACAGGGCGGCGGCGAACAGCGCGGTGGCAATGGCGCGTCGATGAGCCCGCGTCGCGAGTCGTTTTGGTCGTGAGAGGCGAGCGATACGGCAAGCTTAGGCGAAAATCAACACAGCGATGGCGCCCGCAAGGACGCGCTGCACGTGGCGAAGGCGCTCGAACCGGCGCTGGTCCGAAACCGGCTTGCTGGAGCGATCCAGGCGCGTGCGAGCCGCCTTCGCCGCGCGAGATCAGTCCTCGACGCGCAAACCGACCTTGATGGTCACTTGCCAGTAGGCGATCTTGCCGTCCTCGATTTGGCCCCGCGTGTCGGTGACTTCGAACCAGTGCAGGTGATGCAGCGTTTTCGACGCCTTGGCGATGGCGTTGCGGATCGCTTCGTCGGTCGAGGTCTTCGACGAGCCGGTGAGTTCGATCTGCTTGTAGACGTGGTCTGACATGCTGTCCTCCAGACGGTGGTGGGAAAGAGGGGATCGGCGGCATGCGCTGCGGCCGGATCGATCTTTCATGCACGACGCGTGCCCGGCTCTCGCCGCGCCAACGCGAGGCGCGCGAGCCCAGACGTGCCGCGATCTTCAGCTCGCTTGAGCGCGATTCAACGCCATTCACATCGCTTTGCCGGCGTTAATCCGGCCAATGCACCGGCGATAGTATTTATTTCCCTTTTCCCCGAAATACCGGCCAAAACCATTGGATTGGTCCATTGACCCGCCAATTCGGGCCCATTCGATAACGATTGGCGCATTGAGCGAAAAGAATTGACGGCCGATTCAGGTAGACTCCAATGTTGGAGACAGCTTGTGGCATAGAGGTTCACTCACGATTGTGGCCCGTCCGGCCGCGCCTGCTGCTCAAAACCTCTCACTATGGATTCAGGCAATGGACAAGACGCTTGCGCGACTCTCCAGCGATGTTCCCGGACTCGACGAAATCACCGGCGGCGGTTTGATCGCCGGTTCTTCGTACATTATCCAAGGGCGTCCCGGCGCGGGTAAAACCATCCTCGCGAATCAGATCGCGTTTGCTCAAGCGCGGCAGGGGCGAAAAGTCCTGTATGTCACGCTGCTCGCCGAGTCCCATGACCGCCTGTTTCAATCGCTTTCCACGCTCGACTTTTTCGAAGATTCGCGCGTCAGCAAAGACCTCACCTATCTGAGTCTGTTTCGCACGCTGCGCGAAGAGGGCTTGAGCGCGCTCGTCGCCATGCTGCGCAGCGAGCTGATGCGGCAGCAGGCCAGCATACTCGTGCTCGACGGGCTGCTGAACGCGAGAGAAAGCGGGCAGAGCAATCTGGACGTCAAGACGTTCGTGGCGGAGCTTCAGGGCCATGCCGCGTTCACCGGCTGCACCGTGCTGTTTCTCACGAGCGCCCACACCGACGAATCCAGCCCCGAACACACCATGGTGGACGGCGTGCTGCAACTCGACGAAAGCCTGTTCGAGTCGCGTACCGCGCGCCATATTCGGGTGGCGAAGTCGCGTGGCAGCCGCGCGATGGGCGGTCTGCACGCCTATGAAATCACCGACCGCGGCATTGAAATCTATCCCCGGCTGGAGGCGGCGTTCGCCGTTCCCACCCAGTCCGACCGCGCGAGCGCCGAGCGCATCGACACGGGTATCGAGGGCCTCGACGAACGCGTGGGCGGCGGCTTGCCCGGCAGCTCCGTTTCCGTGATCGTGGGTCCGGCCGGCAGCGGCAAGACCACGTTCGGGCTCGGTTTCCTGCGCGCGGCCACGCCCGAGCGGCCCGCGGTGCATTTCGGCTTCTACGAAACCGAACAACGGCTCACGCGCAAGGCGAAGGCGCTCGGCATCGATTTGCCGGCGCTGATCGATTCGGGCGCGCTCACGCTCCTCTGGCGTCCGCTCACCGAGAACCTGCTCGACAAACTCGCTTACGACCTGCTCAACGCGGTTCGCGTGTCGAAGGCCGAGCGCCTGTTTATCGACGGATTGGCGGGCTTCGAGCGCGCCACCGTCATTCCGCATCGCATGGTGGAGTTTTTCGCCGCGCTCACGAATGAATTGCGCGGCGCCGGGGTCACCACGGTCTGCACGTGGGAGGTCAAGGAACTGTCTGGACCGTGGATCACCAATCCCTCGCCGGAAATTCTGAGCCAGATCGACAACATCCTCGCCCTCGAACACGTGCGCACGAAAGGCGTGCTGCGGCGCTGCGTGACCGTGCTCAAGGTGCGGGACAGCGACTACGACACGTCCGTGGCCGAGATCAAGATCGCTGCCAACGGCGGATTGCGGGTGACGGGAAATCTGCTGGAGGGGGATGGCGCTTCGCTGGGAAGCGCCGAGGCAGATCGTCGTCAGCGGTGAGTCGAGAGCATGACTACCCTGGTTATTGTCGACGACGAATCGCTCGTGACCGAGTTTTTGTCGTTCCTCTTAAACGGTGCAGGCTACGAGGTTCATGCCGCGTTCAACGGCAGGGATGCGATCGCGCTGATCGAACGGCAGCGCCCCGCGCTGGTCATTACCGATCTCATGATGCCGGTCATGTCAGGCCTGGGGCTTGCGAAAGCCATTCGTCATCACGACGAACTCGCGCAGCTGCCCATCATTTTGTGCAGTTCCGCGCCGGATCCCGTGACGCCGGAGGAAAGCCTGATGTTCAGTGCGATCCTGCGCAAGCCCTATCCCCCCAACCGTCTGCTGGAACTGGTGACGCGTTTCGCGGGCGAGGCGGAGCCTGGCGTCGGCGCCGGCGACCGGTGAGGCTGTCACCCGGCAACGCCGGGTGAGCCCGCGGTGTCGTCGAGGCAGGCCCCGTTAACGTAGTCGTTTTCCGATTGGTCCATGGCACGAGTCCTTCTTGTAGACGACGAACCGGAGATTCTTGAAGCGTGGAGTTTCGCACTCGGCTACGCGGGGTACGAGGTCGACTGCGCGCGGAACGGTCGGGAAGCGCTGCGCGCGGTCGAGGCGCAATTGCCCGATCTCGTCGTCACCGACCTGATGATGCCGGTCATGAGCGGGGAGGACTTTTGCCGCGCCTTACGAGGCAATCCGGCATGGAGCCGCATTCCCATCCTGCTGCATTCGTCGGCCCGGGTCGGATCGACGAATCTTTGGGACGCCGTGCTCAGAAAGCCGGCCCACATGGAAACCTTTCTCCAGACAGCGGAAAAGCTGATTCGCGGTTGAAGGTCGCCATGCCCGCACACACACCGCTTACCGTCAATTTTTCGTGGCTGCTGACTGCCGAGGTCGCCCTTTGAGTGATTTTCAGGCTGTGTTGGAGCACTTTGCCGAGCCCTGGCTCGTGCTGGACGACAAGCTCGCGCTCGTCTGCGCCAACGCGGCGTGGCGCGAGCGGTTCATGGGGACGGCTTCGGCGGGGGCGCCACTGCCCGCGAACGGCGCCGTCGCGGCCGTCGTCGCCCATCTCCGCGCGAGCCGGGTGCCGCTGTCGCGCGTGTTCCGGCTCGATCTCGCGCTGGCGGATAGCCGCGACGGCGGCCGGCGCTACTGGCGCATGCACGCCTCGCCGCTGCCCGCCGATGGCGACCGTGCCGCGCTAATGGCGCTGCGTTTCGAGGACGTGACCGCCCAGCTGGACGCGGGCGAAACGGAACGGCGCGAAAAGGCCAAGCTCCGCTCTTACGCGCGACTGGGCGAAATTCTCGCCAGGCAAACGGGGACGAAAACGGCGGCGACGCGAAGCACGCTGAACGGCAACATCGACCCCACGCTCGCGCTCGCGGAGCTTGGCGTATGGCAAATCGACCTGGCCTCGGGCAGCGTGGAATGCAACGACCGGTGCCTGCGCGATCTGGCGTTGGAGCCGTTGGCCGATGCGAAGCGATTCGGCGAAGCGGTGCAGCTCAGCGCGGCGAATCTCCAGCGCGTGCAGGCGGGCGAATCCTTCGAAAGCGAACTGCGCGTCGATCATGCGGACGGCCCGCACTGGGTGCTCGTGCGTGGCTCGGGCAGCGCGCAGGACGATGGCCTTACCGGCCGGGTCGGCGGCATTACGCTCGACATCACCTCGCGCAAGAAACACGAACTCGAGCTTTCGGCGTTGGCCGACAAAGAACGCGACGCCCGCGAGCAAAGCGAGGCGTTGGCGCGCGCGATGGACGAGTTCGTCGCGGCGGTGAGCCATGAACTGCGCTCGCCGCTGAACGCGATCATTTCATGGGGCGAACTGTTGAGGCTCTCCTCCGACCCCGCCGCGGTGACGAAGGCCGGCGACGCGATCCGTCGCAACGGGCGCCAGCTTTCGCTGATGGTGGACGACCTGCTCGACAGCGGCGCCATTGCCTCGGGCAAACTTTCCGTGCAGTTGCAGCCGCTCGACCTGGGCGCGCTGGCGACGCTCGCGGCGGAGGACGTGCGCAAGCAGGCCGAGCGCAAAAATCTCACGCTGGACGCGAGCCAGGTGAGTTCCTGCACGGTCATGGCCGACGAAGGCCGCATCCGCCAGGTCATCTGGAATCTGCTTTCCAACGCCATCAAGTTCACGGAAGCAGGCGGCGTGCGCATTGCGCTCGCGGCGGACGGTTCCGCCGCCCGCCTGAGCGTCGAGGACACCGGGCGCGGCATTCCGGCCGCGCAATTGCCGCAGATCTTCGGCCGCTTCGTGCAGATCGACGCGCGTTCGAGCGGTCGCGCGGGCGGCCTCGGACTCGGGCTGTGGCTCGTGAAGCATATCGTCGAGCTTCATGGCGGAACGGTGAGCGTCACCAGCGAAGGCGCGGGACACGGTTCGACGTTCACGGTAACGCTGCCGCTGCTGGCATGACTCGCCGCGCGTGGCGAGTCCGGCGCGCCGAGTCCGACTTCCACCGCAAAACACGCGCTTCTCCACTTCCATTCCATGCCGGCTGCTTGAATTTCGCGAGCGGGCACGCGGCATGCTGTGCGTCCCGTCGACCAGCGGCCGCGAGACGCGAAACCCGCGCGCACAACCGCTGACAAAGACACTTTGATTCGATCGGGCGCGGTAACGAAGCCCGGTCGAAATCGACAGACGGGGCGATTCCCAAAAGAGAAGATTGCGTCATCGGCAAGGCGCGCTCGCGATTCCCGCTGAGCGCCCGCGGCAATGACCGCAGTCACGAGCACAGTTACGGGGTATCAGACCGGCAACCTTTGCGTTTGTAATGCCCACTGCACGA from Paraburkholderia acidisoli carries:
- a CDS encoding DUF1697 domain-containing protein, which produces MPAYIALLRAVNVGGTGKLAMSDLREMCEAIGFTHVRTYIASGNVVFESRLGEAAVRQQLEARLEAYAGKPVGVLVRTAEELAAVLKANPFGEAAPDRTVAIFLDTPPAADALSGASGVNSEEMALGPREIYVHYPDGIGKSKLKIAAAKNGTARNMNTVAKLLEMAQA
- a CDS encoding MFS transporter, giving the protein MASGNAGTSGNAHRWLIVFALGYLALLVDGADVMMYGLTLTRIKHEFGLSNVEAGALGSLTLLGMAIGGILGGWASDSLGRVRVVVWAMVLFSVGAGLLGFTHSFVEFAVVRFISAMGIGCMVLVTTLVAEYVPMARRSLILGVLQTAISAGYITVIALSNWILPHYGWRMLFYVAVAPVFIALAIHFFVPEPPTWRVSEATRHPSGRRWHDNRYALIFANREARRMFILWSLASVFALSGFYGLNNWLPTYLESELHIKFSSMTGYMTATWVVAFIGKIVAGWLGDRWSRRGVYALGCVGAAIFLPVIVLFHSRENIAWLMLVFGFLYGVPLGTIGTFMSESFETRIRGTAVGGSYNVGRFCSGAAPVVIGFIATQFSIGMGFLVVGAVFFLSGMTVLFIPDRLHDTNVNEAEAPIAEASDGALTRTPAA
- a CDS encoding ATPase domain-containing protein — protein: MDKTLARLSSDVPGLDEITGGGLIAGSSYIIQGRPGAGKTILANQIAFAQARQGRKVLYVTLLAESHDRLFQSLSTLDFFEDSRVSKDLTYLSLFRTLREEGLSALVAMLRSELMRQQASILVLDGLLNARESGQSNLDVKTFVAELQGHAAFTGCTVLFLTSAHTDESSPEHTMVDGVLQLDESLFESRTARHIRVAKSRGSRAMGGLHAYEITDRGIEIYPRLEAAFAVPTQSDRASAERIDTGIEGLDERVGGGLPGSSVSVIVGPAGSGKTTFGLGFLRAATPERPAVHFGFYETEQRLTRKAKALGIDLPALIDSGALTLLWRPLTENLLDKLAYDLLNAVRVSKAERLFIDGLAGFERATVIPHRMVEFFAALTNELRGAGVTTVCTWEVKELSGPWITNPSPEILSQIDNILALEHVRTKGVLRRCVTVLKVRDSDYDTSVAEIKIAANGGLRVTGNLLEGDGASLGSAEADRRQR
- a CDS encoding NIPSNAP family protein, coding for MITCYLRYVIDPYQLDQFEHYAKMWIPLVEKFGGQHHGYFLPSEGANDIALALFSFPSLAAYETYRKDSMQDAECLAAFRYAQETRCIVSYERSFMRPVFA
- a CDS encoding response regulator produces the protein MTTLVIVDDESLVTEFLSFLLNGAGYEVHAAFNGRDAIALIERQRPALVITDLMMPVMSGLGLAKAIRHHDELAQLPIILCSSAPDPVTPEESLMFSAILRKPYPPNRLLELVTRFAGEAEPGVGAGDR
- a CDS encoding GAF domain-containing protein, translated to MHSPLSTDTDLQPRALELADLTHLARSIRLPAQPAAIFRDVQEVAAATIGMRLFTIMAYDAEHEEVERLYSNMPDVYPNGGRKKKRGTPWAQRILADLKPFRAATQDDLRDAFDDHAVMTSMGLGSILNIPIAFDGRCIGTMNLTHVEGWYTARHEELGILLGAFLAPALVAHRGAQH
- a CDS encoding sensor histidine kinase; this encodes MSDFQAVLEHFAEPWLVLDDKLALVCANAAWRERFMGTASAGAPLPANGAVAAVVAHLRASRVPLSRVFRLDLALADSRDGGRRYWRMHASPLPADGDRAALMALRFEDVTAQLDAGETERREKAKLRSYARLGEILARQTGTKTAATRSTLNGNIDPTLALAELGVWQIDLASGSVECNDRCLRDLALEPLADAKRFGEAVQLSAANLQRVQAGESFESELRVDHADGPHWVLVRGSGSAQDDGLTGRVGGITLDITSRKKHELELSALADKERDAREQSEALARAMDEFVAAVSHELRSPLNAIISWGELLRLSSDPAAVTKAGDAIRRNGRQLSLMVDDLLDSGAIASGKLSVQLQPLDLGALATLAAEDVRKQAERKNLTLDASQVSSCTVMADEGRIRQVIWNLLSNAIKFTEAGGVRIALAADGSAARLSVEDTGRGIPAAQLPQIFGRFVQIDARSSGRAGGLGLGLWLVKHIVELHGGTVSVTSEGAGHGSTFTVTLPLLA
- a CDS encoding DUF3079 domain-containing protein gives rise to the protein MAKKIPLYPQHPERICWGCDRYCPANSLSCGNGSSRTQHPIELLGEDWLDHGDWGFETQAETAAALEPAAGRA
- a CDS encoding dodecin; the encoded protein is MSDHVYKQIELTGSSKTSTDEAIRNAIAKASKTLHHLHWFEVTDTRGQIEDGKIAYWQVTIKVGLRVED
- a CDS encoding response regulator, yielding MARVLLVDDEPEILEAWSFALGYAGYEVDCARNGREALRAVEAQLPDLVVTDLMMPVMSGEDFCRALRGNPAWSRIPILLHSSARVGSTNLWDAVLRKPAHMETFLQTAEKLIRG
- a CDS encoding Pr6Pr family membrane protein; protein product: MSDRLPSAAANAAPPPFPATVLAGAIAILAWLALAAQTDLTLHRMLLRGFDTLDALLRLASYLTNLTVLLVALSFTCVTLRVRVRPLRFLAGPAAPGAVTVYIVFVGVAYNVLLRHLWTPHGFRALLNESLHTVLPLLCAVYWLRFVPYCRLSRRERLAWFIYPLGYLVVTFWRGSVTDFYPYPFIDVGELGYARVILNSALLFAAFVVLMAVFTAINARRRPLAGADVLSVDE